A genomic region of Peptoniphilus sp. ING2-D1G contains the following coding sequences:
- the mtaD gene encoding ATZ_TRZ_like (TRZ/ATZ family contains enzymes from the atrazine degradation pathway and related hydrolases. Atrazine, a chlorinated herbizide, can be catabolized by a variety of different bacteria. The first three steps of the atrazine dehalogenation pathway are catalyzed by atrazine chlorohydrolase (AtzA), hydroxyatrazine ethylaminohydrolase (AtzB), and N-isopropylammelide N-isopropylaminohydrolase (AtzC). All three enzymes belong to the superfamily of metal dependent hydrolases. AtzA and AtzB, beside other related enzymes are represented in this CD; High confidence in function and specificity) produces MSILLKNVSYIDVKNECVIDNSNIYIEDNKVSKVDKDIKIDADDAINCENKLAIPALINAHTHLGMTMMRNYADDLDLNSWLNDKIFPLEAKLTGEDIYYASLLSIIENIRSGVSTVCDMYDAMHRVADGVIESGIRGIITKGLTDITGDPEKKIDDTIRLYKDYHNKANERIKVMPSPHAIYTCSTEFIKEIIDISKSFDSVLNMHISETKKEIYDCIAKHEKRPIEYLDDLGLFDLRVIAAHCTHLNEEEIDFISEKEFYPVYNPTSNLKLASGFTDIKYMLEKNVCVTLGTDGSSSNNNQDMFEEMHIGAIVNKALKEDPKAVKAIDMLKMATINGAEAFNINIGEIKEGKLADIALINLNSLNFVPKNNLISAICYSANSKDVSDLIVDGKFIMRNKEILTLDEEKIKNKVRELTKDLLNR; encoded by the coding sequence ATGAGTATATTATTAAAAAACGTATCCTACATTGATGTAAAAAATGAATGTGTAATCGATAATTCCAACATATACATAGAGGATAACAAAGTCTCAAAGGTTGATAAAGATATAAAGATAGATGCGGATGATGCCATAAATTGTGAGAATAAGTTGGCAATACCTGCTTTAATAAATGCACATACCCATTTAGGGATGACTATGATGAGAAATTATGCCGATGATTTGGATTTAAATTCATGGCTAAATGATAAAATATTTCCATTGGAAGCAAAATTAACCGGCGAAGATATTTATTATGCCAGTCTGTTATCTATAATAGAAAACATCAGAAGCGGAGTATCTACTGTATGCGACATGTATGATGCAATGCATAGAGTTGCAGATGGGGTAATTGAATCGGGAATAAGAGGAATTATCACAAAGGGTCTTACTGATATTACGGGAGATCCCGAAAAGAAAATAGACGATACCATAAGACTGTATAAAGACTACCACAATAAAGCAAATGAAAGAATAAAAGTCATGCCCTCACCACATGCCATATATACATGCAGTACTGAATTCATAAAGGAAATTATTGATATTTCAAAATCCTTTGATTCTGTGTTAAATATGCATATATCGGAAACAAAAAAAGAAATATACGATTGCATTGCTAAGCATGAGAAAAGACCCATAGAGTATCTTGATGATTTAGGACTTTTTGATTTAAGAGTGATAGCGGCTCATTGTACACATTTAAATGAAGAAGAGATAGACTTTATATCAGAAAAAGAATTTTATCCGGTATACAATCCCACATCCAACTTAAAACTTGCCTCAGGATTTACTGATATTAAATATATGCTTGAAAAAAATGTATGTGTAACTCTGGGTACTGATGGCTCTTCATCCAATAACAATCAGGATATGTTCGAGGAGATGCATATAGGAGCCATAGTAAATAAGGCACTAAAGGAAGATCCTAAAGCGGTAAAAGCCATAGATATGCTTAAAATGGCTACAATTAATGGCGCCGAGGCTTTTAACATAAATATCGGAGAAATAAAAGAGGGAAAACTTGCAGATATTGCCCTTATAAATTTAAATAGCTTGAATTTTGTTCCAAAGAACAATTTAATCTCTGCGATTTGCTATAGTGCTAATTCAAAAGATGTGAGCGATCTTATTGTAGATGGAAAATTTATAATGAGAAACAAAGAGATTTTGACTCTTGATGAAGAAAAAATAAAAAATAAAGTTAGAGAACTTACTAAAGATTTATTGAACAGATAG
- the rpsD2 gene encoding 30S ribosomal protein S4 B (One of the primary rRNA binding proteins, it binds directly to 16S rRNA where it nucleates assembly of the body of the 30S subunit; High confidence in function and specificity): MAKMMGPRFKLSRRLGLNVCGHPKAMKRATKGTARSDKKLTEYGKQLLEKQRLRAYYGVLEKQFANLFEEARKSKDQTGPTLVQFLERRLDNLTYRMGFASSIRQARQMVTHGHMNVNGKKVNIPSYRCDAGDVITLSARGKKAELFKENFETNYVTSYPYISKEEDFKATLVTLPNREDIPIEIDDQLIVEFYSKI; this comes from the coding sequence ATGGCAAAAATGATGGGACCTCGATTTAAACTATCCAGAAGATTGGGTCTTAATGTGTGCGGTCACCCCAAAGCTATGAAAAGAGCAACTAAGGGTACAGCAAGAAGTGATAAGAAATTAACTGAATACGGTAAGCAATTGCTTGAAAAACAAAGATTGAGAGCGTATTACGGAGTTCTGGAAAAACAATTCGCAAATTTGTTTGAAGAAGCCAGAAAATCCAAGGATCAAACCGGTCCGACCTTAGTTCAATTTTTGGAAAGAAGACTTGATAACTTAACTTACAGAATGGGATTTGCAAGTTCAATAAGACAAGCAAGACAAATGGTAACTCACGGTCATATGAATGTAAATGGCAAAAAAGTCAATATACCTTCATATAGATGCGATGCAGGAGATGTAATAACTCTTTCTGCCAGAGGAAAAAAAGCTGAACTTTTCAAAGAAAACTTTGAAACTAATTATGTTACTTCTTATCCTTACATTTCAAAGGAAGAAGACTTTAAAGCTACATTGGTAACTCTTCCTAACAGAGAAGACATCCCAATTGAAATTGACGACCAACTTATAGTTGAATTTTACTCGAAGATATAA
- a CDS encoding Hypothetical protein (Family membership): MTTNDKEIKFVKLVSVYDNFNILAIKGILKDANIPFQESSDSANEYFRQILGSQLIGTDILVPEDSLQKARELVNMVLGVDFRGYEQEEKDNMNK; encoded by the coding sequence ATGACAACAAATGACAAAGAAATAAAATTTGTAAAACTTGTATCCGTTTATGATAATTTCAATATCTTAGCCATAAAGGGAATTTTAAAAGATGCAAATATTCCCTTCCAAGAATCAAGTGACAGTGCTAATGAATATTTTAGACAGATTCTTGGTTCACAGCTTATAGGTACTGATATTCTTGTACCGGAAGATTCTTTACAAAAAGCAAGAGAACTTGTAAACATGGTTCTTGGAGTTGACTTTAGAGGATATGAACAAGAAGAAAAAGATAACATGAACAAATAA
- a CDS encoding Pyridoxal-5'-phosphate-dependent protein beta subunit (Pyridoxal phosphate is the active form of vitamin B6 (pyridoxine or pyridoxal). Pyridoxal 5'-phosphate (PLP) is a versatile catalyst, acting as a coenzyme in a multitude of reactions, including decarboxylation, deamination and transamination; High confidence in function and specificity): MEFNIDNILQAQKRIENYIVKTPLIRMNNLDEFLGFEVYLKLENMQKTGSFKYRGAMNKILYLPKEKLENGVVCASSGNHGKAIAYAAKELGIPAIVVIPDITPKVKVDNILNLGAKVIQCDPKDRFKLAKEISNEKNMTEILPFDDYEIMAGQGTTGLEILSSNIDFDYVIVPVSGGGLIGGISTAIKEKNSAAKIIGAESKNIARYTVSLKANKRSTVEFKKTVADALVSATPGEKNYRQVVKYVDGFMDVSEEYILKGMKLLLMEGKILSEISSAIGIGGILENKIKIEKNKKVCFVISGGSISLSQLNLLENIDY; the protein is encoded by the coding sequence ATGGAATTTAATATTGATAATATTTTACAGGCTCAAAAAAGAATAGAGAATTATATTGTAAAAACACCATTGATCAGAATGAATAATTTGGATGAATTTTTAGGTTTTGAAGTCTATTTAAAACTTGAAAATATGCAAAAAACAGGATCGTTTAAATATCGCGGCGCAATGAACAAAATTTTATATTTGCCAAAGGAAAAACTTGAAAATGGAGTAGTCTGTGCCTCTTCAGGCAATCATGGGAAAGCCATAGCCTATGCAGCAAAAGAGTTGGGAATTCCTGCAATTGTCGTAATACCGGATATTACTCCTAAAGTTAAAGTGGATAATATATTAAATCTTGGTGCAAAGGTTATTCAATGTGATCCAAAAGATAGGTTTAAACTTGCTAAGGAAATCAGCAATGAAAAAAATATGACTGAAATTCTTCCTTTTGATGATTACGAAATAATGGCAGGACAAGGAACGACAGGTTTAGAAATATTAAGTTCAAATATTGATTTTGACTATGTAATTGTCCCTGTTAGCGGTGGTGGGCTTATCGGAGGCATTTCTACTGCAATCAAAGAAAAAAACAGCGCTGCAAAAATAATCGGAGCTGAGTCGAAAAACATTGCGCGTTATACTGTTAGTTTAAAGGCAAACAAAAGATCCACAGTGGAGTTTAAAAAGACAGTTGCAGATGCATTGGTTAGTGCAACTCCGGGAGAAAAAAATTATAGACAAGTAGTTAAGTATGTAGACGGTTTTATGGACGTTTCTGAAGAATATATTTTAAAGGGAATGAAACTTCTTCTAATGGAAGGAAAAATTTTATCTGAAATTTCTTCCGCCATAGGAATTGGTGGAATTTTAGAAAATAAAATAAAAATAGAAAAAAATAAAAAAGTTTGTTTTGTTATAAGCGGAGGTTCAATTAGTTTAAGTCAATTAAATTTATTGGAAAACATTGACTATTAG
- the apeA gene encoding putative M18 family aminopeptidase 1 (High confidence in function and specificity) has protein sequence MNLDNLEYKQKSVWQQIDEKENKKIFEYSERYKNFLDNSKTEREACKFIIEKAEEHGFIDLKDAVKSKIKRGDKLFLNNKNKSVILFVMGEDIKDGMRIVGSHIDSPRLDLKQNPLYEDSELALLKTHYYGGIKKYQWTTIPLAIHGIVINKKGETLNICIGEREEDPIFYINDLLPHLSAKQNEKKLKDAIEGEDLNVVVGHSSYGCDEDNPIKKLILKHLNEEYGMIEEDFLISELEIVPASKARDVGFDRALIAAHGHDDRVCSYANLEAILNIENPKITSVSLFVDKEEIGSVGNTSMSAKFFENSVAELIFSTGEYKEIYVKRAMANSKVLSADVTAAIDPNFKDVMDSKNGAKIGYGVAMSKYTGSRGKNSSNDANAEYLAEIRKILDDNKVIWQTGELGKVDQGGGGTIAYILAEYGAEVVDFGTAMLSMHAPVELVSKADAYMTCKAYKAFLNN, from the coding sequence ATGAACTTAGATAATTTAGAATATAAACAAAAATCTGTTTGGCAACAAATTGATGAAAAAGAAAACAAAAAAATATTCGAATACTCTGAAAGATACAAGAATTTTTTAGATAATTCAAAAACAGAAAGAGAAGCTTGTAAATTTATAATTGAAAAAGCCGAAGAACACGGATTTATTGATTTAAAGGATGCTGTCAAGTCAAAGATTAAAAGGGGAGACAAATTATTTTTAAACAACAAAAATAAATCTGTTATATTATTTGTTATGGGAGAAGATATAAAAGATGGAATGAGAATCGTAGGTTCTCATATAGATTCTCCAAGGCTTGATTTGAAACAAAATCCTTTATATGAAGACTCTGAGTTGGCTCTTTTAAAAACCCATTACTACGGTGGAATAAAAAAATATCAATGGACAACTATTCCTCTTGCCATACATGGAATTGTCATAAATAAAAAGGGTGAAACATTGAATATATGTATAGGAGAAAGAGAAGAAGATCCCATTTTTTACATCAACGATTTATTACCTCACTTAAGCGCTAAACAAAATGAAAAGAAATTAAAAGATGCCATAGAGGGAGAAGATTTAAATGTAGTGGTTGGGCATTCTTCCTATGGCTGTGATGAAGATAACCCCATTAAAAAATTGATATTGAAACATTTAAATGAAGAATACGGAATGATTGAAGAGGATTTTTTAATTTCAGAATTGGAGATTGTTCCCGCCTCTAAAGCGCGAGATGTTGGATTTGACAGAGCACTAATTGCAGCCCATGGTCATGATGATAGAGTTTGTTCTTATGCAAATTTGGAGGCTATTTTAAATATTGAAAATCCTAAAATTACATCTGTGAGTTTATTTGTAGATAAAGAAGAAATCGGGTCTGTAGGAAATACTTCCATGTCAGCCAAGTTTTTTGAAAATTCAGTTGCGGAATTGATATTTTCCACTGGTGAGTATAAGGAAATTTATGTAAAAAGAGCAATGGCTAATTCAAAGGTATTATCTGCAGATGTAACAGCTGCAATAGATCCGAATTTTAAAGATGTAATGGATTCGAAAAATGGTGCGAAAATAGGATATGGTGTTGCCATGTCAAAATATACGGGCTCAAGAGGAAAAAACAGCTCAAATGATGCAAATGCGGAATATTTAGCTGAGATAAGAAAAATCTTGGATGATAATAAAGTTATATGGCAAACAGGAGAACTGGGCAAAGTCGACCAAGGAGGAGGCGGAACCATTGCCTATATACTGGCAGAATATGGAGCTGAAGTGGTAGATTTCGGTACAGCTATGTTATCCATGCATGCTCCTGTTGAACTTGTATCTAAAGCTGATGCATATATGACATGTAAGGCATATAAAGCATTTTTAAATAATTGA
- a CDS encoding TrpR-like protein YerC/YecD (High confidence in function and specificity), with product MIYNSKIKSEQTDSLFEAILALENTEECYRFFEDICTVKEIQAISQRLQVVKLLIKNKTYHEIESETGASTATISRINRSLNYGADGYKLVLKKLGFYDDEENK from the coding sequence ATGATTTATAATTCTAAAATTAAAAGTGAACAAACTGACAGTCTTTTTGAAGCGATTTTGGCCCTTGAGAACACTGAAGAGTGTTACAGGTTTTTCGAAGACATTTGTACGGTAAAGGAAATCCAGGCAATTTCTCAAAGATTACAAGTCGTTAAGTTGTTAATCAAAAACAAGACATACCATGAAATAGAATCGGAAACCGGAGCAAGTACCGCTACAATTTCCAGAATTAACAGATCATTAAATTATGGTGCTGACGGTTATAAACTTGTACTTAAAAAATTAGGATTTTACGACGACGAAGAAAATAAATAA
- a CDS encoding phosphoribosylaminoimidazole carboxylase, catalytic subunit (Catalyzes the conversion of N5-carboxyaminoimidazole ribonucleotide (N5-CAIR) to 4-carboxy-5-aminoimidazole ribonucleotide (CAIR); High confidence in function and specificity), translated as MKVAIIMGSISDKKISDDIVSIFEKFGVDYEIEVISAHRTPERAFEFSKSAKANGFGVIISIAGKAAHLGGVLAANTTLPVIGVPVKSSTLDGLDALLSTVQMPSGVPVATVAIDGGKNAALLAIQILSLSDENLVKKLNIYKKELEDDVKKMNENL; from the coding sequence ATGAAAGTAGCTATAATTATGGGTAGCATTAGCGATAAAAAAATAAGCGACGATATAGTCTCAATTTTTGAGAAGTTTGGAGTTGATTATGAAATAGAGGTTATTTCTGCACACAGAACTCCAGAGAGAGCTTTTGAATTTTCAAAATCGGCAAAAGCCAATGGATTTGGCGTAATAATATCAATAGCAGGAAAAGCGGCCCATTTAGGAGGAGTGCTTGCTGCAAATACAACATTACCGGTTATTGGAGTTCCGGTTAAATCATCGACGCTTGATGGATTAGATGCACTATTATCAACTGTTCAGATGCCGTCGGGAGTTCCGGTAGCAACAGTAGCAATTGATGGCGGGAAGAATGCTGCACTTTTAGCTATTCAAATTTTATCATTATCTGATGAAAACCTTGTCAAAAAATTAAATATATATAAAAAAGAACTTGAAGATGACGTCAAAAAAATGAATGAAAATTTGTAG
- a CDS encoding rubrerythrin (Rubrerythrin (Rr), found in anaerobic sulphate-reducing bacteria, is a fusion protein containing an N-terminal diiron-binding domain and a C-terminal domain homologous to rubredoxin. The physiological role of Rr has not been identified; High confidence in function and specificity) — MNQMTSDNLRSAFGGESQAHMRYLIWGEEAKKGGFENVARLYKATSDAERVHATLHFKALKDVKGDFPVVSMAGFGIGTASENLEAAKNGEIFESTQMYPAYIAVAEMQDEKEAIKAMRFATKAEEVHAEKYQEAKDAVDAGRDLEAEDILLCPICGYITFDKSEEVCPICGCKSNLFVAY; from the coding sequence ATGAATCAAATGACAAGTGATAATCTTAGATCTGCCTTTGGAGGAGAATCCCAAGCTCATATGAGATATTTAATTTGGGGAGAAGAAGCAAAAAAGGGTGGGTTTGAAAATGTTGCCAGACTATATAAAGCTACATCTGATGCTGAAAGAGTCCATGCAACTCTACATTTTAAAGCCTTAAAAGATGTTAAGGGAGATTTTCCTGTAGTTTCTATGGCAGGTTTTGGAATTGGAACCGCTTCTGAAAATCTGGAAGCTGCAAAAAACGGAGAAATTTTTGAAAGTACTCAAATGTATCCGGCTTATATAGCTGTTGCAGAAATGCAAGATGAGAAAGAAGCTATTAAAGCAATGAGATTTGCTACAAAAGCTGAAGAAGTTCACGCAGAAAAATATCAAGAAGCTAAAGATGCAGTAGATGCCGGCAGGGATTTAGAAGCAGAAGACATATTATTGTGTCCGATATGTGGGTATATAACTTTTGATAAATCTGAAGAAGTTTGCCCGATATGCGGATGTAAGTCAAATTTATTTGTTGCTTATTAA
- the prfA gene encoding Peptide chain release factor 1 (Peptide chain release factor 1 directs the termination of translation in response to the peptide chain termination codons UAG and UAA; High confidence in function and specificity), whose translation MYQNLEIFEKRYQELERDLVDINVINDSKLYQKTAIEHAEIEPVVIKYRELKKTQESIEENKALLEDKLDDEFKELVKEELKSEENKFAELEEDIKVLLIPKDPNDNKNVILEIRAGAGGDEAALFAGVLFRQYVRYAERNNWKVDIMNTNEIGIGGYKEVIFMIIGKGAYSRLKYESGVHRVQRVPETESSGRIHTSTTTVAVLPEAEDVEIDIDQNDIKFDVFRSSGNGGQSVNTTDSAVRLTHIPTGIVISCQDEKSQLKNKEKAMKVLRTKLYDLKLQEQNNKLSMEKRSQIGTGDRSERIRTYNYPQGRVTDHRINLTIHKIDSVVDGDLDEIIDALIANDQAKKLENIDNE comes from the coding sequence ATGTACCAAAATTTGGAAATATTTGAGAAAAGGTATCAAGAACTCGAAAGAGATCTTGTAGATATAAATGTGATAAATGATTCTAAATTATATCAGAAAACTGCAATTGAACATGCAGAAATTGAGCCTGTTGTAATAAAATACAGAGAGTTAAAGAAAACTCAAGAGTCAATTGAAGAAAATAAAGCTCTACTTGAAGATAAGCTCGATGATGAATTTAAAGAATTAGTAAAAGAAGAGTTGAAATCTGAGGAAAACAAATTTGCTGAGTTAGAAGAAGATATTAAAGTGCTTTTAATTCCCAAAGATCCCAACGACAATAAAAATGTAATTTTGGAAATCAGAGCCGGAGCAGGTGGAGATGAGGCTGCACTTTTTGCAGGAGTTTTATTTAGACAATACGTCAGATATGCTGAAAGAAATAATTGGAAAGTGGATATAATGAATACCAATGAAATTGGAATTGGCGGATATAAAGAAGTAATTTTCATGATCATTGGTAAAGGAGCTTATTCAAGACTAAAATATGAATCGGGAGTCCATAGAGTGCAAAGAGTACCGGAAACTGAAAGCTCGGGTAGAATTCATACTTCCACCACAACTGTTGCGGTACTACCTGAAGCCGAAGATGTAGAAATTGACATTGATCAAAATGACATTAAATTCGATGTGTTCAGGTCTTCAGGAAATGGCGGACAATCCGTAAATACCACTGATTCAGCTGTGAGATTAACCCATATTCCCACAGGAATAGTAATTTCCTGTCAAGATGAAAAATCTCAATTAAAAAACAAAGAAAAAGCAATGAAGGTTTTAAGAACAAAACTTTATGACTTAAAACTTCAAGAACAAAACAATAAATTGTCAATGGAAAAAAGATCTCAAATTGGCACAGGAGATAGATCAGAAAGAATTAGAACTTATAATTATCCGCAGGGAAGAGTGACAGACCACAGAATAAACCTTACAATCCATAAAATAGATTCAGTAGTAGATGGAGATTTAGATGAAATAATTGACGCTTTAATTGCAAATGACCAAGCAAAAAAACTTGAGAATATAGATAATGAATAA
- the hemK gene encoding protein-(glutamine-N5) methyltransferase (Methylates the class 1 translation termination release factors RF1/PrfA and RF2/PrfB on the glutamine residue of the universally conserved GGQ motif; High confidence in function and specificity) produces the protein MDINKALKEGLNYLEHSDYTNSFYETRLILSTILKKDMSFILAHGDKIISEEDSNKYFQILRRRKSGEPLSYIFGETEFYGHKFYVDNDVLIPRKDTEISVEVLEVIIKNNNIKNLLEIGVGTGIVSISIGMKFKSLLVDSVDISNNAIKNTEKNIEYHNLNNVKVFKSDLFDKVTQRYDIIYSNPPYIKSGVLNTLQKELNFEPKIALDGGFDGLFFYKRIISECDEFLNKNGYLVFEIGYDQKKDLYNLLKNYNKLCIKDLSDNDRVIVASKGELNVPKFGNI, from the coding sequence ATGGACATAAATAAGGCTTTAAAAGAAGGATTAAATTATTTAGAACACTCTGATTATACTAATTCTTTTTATGAAACCAGACTTATTCTTTCGACAATATTGAAAAAAGACATGTCTTTTATTCTTGCTCATGGAGACAAAATTATAAGCGAAGAAGATTCTAATAAATATTTTCAAATTCTAAGAAGGAGAAAATCAGGAGAACCTCTATCCTATATCTTCGGCGAAACTGAATTTTATGGTCATAAATTTTATGTAGATAACGATGTGTTGATTCCAAGAAAAGATACTGAAATAAGTGTGGAAGTATTAGAAGTTATAATAAAAAATAATAACATAAAAAATTTATTAGAAATTGGAGTAGGAACTGGAATTGTAAGTATATCTATTGGAATGAAATTCAAAAGTTTATTAGTGGATTCTGTGGATATATCAAATAATGCTATAAAAAACACAGAAAAAAATATTGAGTATCATAATTTAAATAATGTAAAAGTATTTAAAAGTGATTTATTCGATAAAGTAACTCAAAGATATGATATTATTTATTCAAATCCTCCCTATATAAAAAGTGGTGTTTTAAATACTCTTCAAAAAGAATTAAATTTTGAACCTAAAATTGCACTTGATGGGGGTTTTGATGGATTATTTTTTTACAAAAGGATAATATCTGAGTGTGATGAATTTTTAAATAAAAATGGATATTTGGTGTTTGAAATAGGATATGATCAAAAAAAAGACTTATATAATTTATTAAAAAACTATAATAAATTGTGTATTAAAGATTTATCAGATAATGATAGAGTTATAGTTGCAAGTAAAGGAGAGCTTAATGTACCAAAATTTGGAAATATTTGA
- a CDS encoding hypothetical protein (High confidence in function and specificity): MEKSIKKEKFKTTIGGQALIEGVMMKGPSKIAIAVRKPDKEIELKVKNLSDLSDKYTFLKLPIIRGAFKLIDAMATGVNALTYSASFWEDEEENKNEDSFFNKIFGENSEKASMTLTVAFSFVIAAVFFMILPSIIAGFLKNLVESTIFLNLIEGLIRLIIFGIYLYYVSKLEDIRRVFEYHGSEHKSISCYEAGEELTVENVKKYPIVHPRCGTSFLFMVMIISIVVLSFFGWPDPLMRVLTRIIALPVIAGISYEVNRIIGRSDTKICRILAKPGMKIQSLATVREPDDSMIEVAITSLKAVIPHEGETDLWT, encoded by the coding sequence ATGGAAAAAAGCATAAAAAAGGAAAAATTTAAAACAACTATCGGAGGGCAAGCTTTAATTGAGGGCGTAATGATGAAAGGTCCTTCTAAAATAGCTATTGCAGTTAGAAAACCCGATAAAGAAATAGAATTGAAAGTAAAAAATTTAAGTGATTTATCTGATAAATACACTTTTTTAAAACTCCCGATAATAAGAGGAGCATTTAAGTTGATTGATGCAATGGCAACAGGAGTAAATGCTCTTACCTATTCAGCGTCTTTTTGGGAAGATGAAGAAGAAAATAAAAATGAAGATTCATTTTTCAATAAAATTTTTGGAGAAAACAGTGAAAAGGCTTCAATGACGCTTACTGTTGCATTTTCCTTTGTAATTGCTGCAGTGTTTTTTATGATTTTACCGAGCATAATAGCCGGTTTTTTGAAGAACTTAGTTGAGTCAACTATATTTTTAAACTTAATAGAAGGTTTAATACGATTAATTATATTTGGAATATATTTATACTATGTTTCAAAGCTTGAAGATATTAGGAGAGTATTTGAATATCACGGGTCTGAACACAAATCCATATCTTGCTATGAAGCCGGGGAAGAATTGACAGTTGAAAATGTCAAAAAATATCCTATAGTTCATCCGAGATGTGGGACAAGTTTTTTATTTATGGTAATGATTATCAGCATTGTAGTATTATCATTTTTTGGTTGGCCTGATCCCTTAATGAGGGTTTTAACAAGGATTATTGCATTACCCGTTATTGCCGGAATTTCGTATGAAGTAAATAGAATAATCGGCAGAAGTGATACTAAAATTTGTAGAATATTGGCAAAACCGGGCATGAAGATACAATCGCTTGCAACGGTCAGAGAACCGGATGACAGCATGATAGAAGTTGCCATTACAAGTCTTAAGGCTGTTATTCCCCATGAGGGAGAAACTGATTTATGGACATAA
- a CDS encoding hypothetical protein (Binds the 23S rRNA), protein MKKDIHPEYKEATVECACGNTFKTGSVKEHLKVEVCSECHPFFTGKQKFTDHGGRIEKFNKKYQRNK, encoded by the coding sequence ATGAAAAAGGATATTCATCCGGAATATAAAGAAGCTACAGTAGAATGCGCATGTGGAAATACCTTTAAAACAGGTTCTGTAAAAGAACATCTAAAAGTTGAAGTTTGTTCAGAATGTCATCCGTTTTTCACAGGTAAGCAAAAGTTTACTGACCATGGTGGACGTATTGAGAAATTCAATAAAAAGTATCAAAGAAATAAGTAA